Part of the Pseudomonadota bacterium genome is shown below.
GGCTCACCAGATTCGCAACGAGTTCTGCCTGAAGATCAGCGGGCGCATCCGCCTGCGGCCTGAGGGGATGATCAACGAGGAGCTGGCCACCGGAAAGATTGAAGTGGTGGCAGGCAGCGTGGAGGTGCTCAACCCGTCAGCGCCGCTGCCGTTCCAGCTGGATGAGACCGCCGGCGAGGAAATTCGCCTGAAGCATCGCTACCTCGATCTGCGCCGCGAGCCCATGCAGCACGCCATTCGGACGCGCAATGCCTTGACAGGGGCGATTCGGCGCCACCTCGACGCCAAGCAGTTTCTGGACATCGAAACCCCGATTCTGACGAAGGCCACGCCGGAGGGCGCGCGTGACTATCTCGTGCCGAGCCGGGTGAATCACGGCGCCTTCTATGCGCTGCCGCAGTCGCCCCAAATCTTCAAGCAGCTGCTGATGATGTCGGGTATGGATCGCTACTACCAGATCGCACGCTGTTTCCGGGACGAAGATCTGCGCGCCGATCGCCAGCCGGAGTTTACCCAGCTGGATATCGAAATGGCGTTTGTCGAGCGCGAGGACGTGCTCCGGCTCGCTGAGGGTCTGGTCCGCGACGTATTCCGCGAGGTGCTGGACGTTGAGCTGGCGGATCCGTTTCCCCGGATGAGCTATGAAGAGGCCATGCGGCGCTACGGTTCGGACAAGCCGGACCTGCGCAACCCGCTGGAGCTGAAGGACATCGCCGAGCATGTCGCCCACGTTGACTTCAAGGTGTTTGCGGGTCCCGCCAATGATCCGGAGGGTCGGGTGGTGGTCCTGCGGGCGCCGGGTGGCGGTTCGCTGACACGCAAGCAGATCGACGGTTACGGCGATTATGTGGCCAACCACGGCGCGCGCGGGCTCGCGTGGATTAAAGTCAACGATCGGGAGGCCGGCGCTGACGGGCTCCAATCGCCGATCGTGAAGTTTCTGGATCAGCGTGCCCTCGACGGCATTCTAAAAACCAGCGGCGCGGAGAACGGCGATCTGATCTTCTTTGGGGCCGGCGATGCGCAGACGGTCTCGGAGTTCATGGGCGCGCTGCGCAATCGACTGGGTCGCGACCTCAGCCTCCTGGACGACACCTGGCAGCCGCTGTGGGTGCTCGAATTTCCGATGTTCGAATGGGATGACGCGAGCCATCGCTGGTTTTCCATGCACCATCCCTTTACCGCGCCGGTGAGCGATGACCCGGCGGAGGTTGCCGCCAATCCGAAGGTGGCCTTGTCCAAGGGCTATGACATGGTGCTGAACGGCGCTGAGGTCGGCGGTGGCTCGATTCGTATCCACAGCGGCCGCATGCAGAGCGCCATTTTTGAGATGCTGGGCATCGGTGAAGAAGAGGCTAAGGAGAAGTTTGGATTCCTGCTGGAGGCGCTCCGCTACGGCTGCCCGCCGCATGGGGGTATCGCCTTCGGGGTGGATCGGTTGGCGGCGCTGATGGTGGGAAGCGAATCCATCCGCGACGTCATCCCGTTCCCAAAAACCACGTCAGCATCGGACATGATGACCGAAGCCCCGTCTGACGTGAGCCTGGAACAGCTGCGCGAGCTGAGCATCAACGTCATCAAGAAACCCGGTAACTAACGCCGGCGGCGATCGGCCGCGGACTCGCGACGCGTAACGCACACTCGTGGGTCGTCAGACCAATTAGTTTCAATTGTAACTAATTGGTCTGCGCAGTATACTCAACGCCCTTGAGTGCTCCGGAGCGGCCCCATGGCTGATCTTTTCGACAATCCCACCGGTCTAGACGGTTTTGAGTTTGTGGAGTTTTCCGCCCCGGAAAAGGGCGTGCTTGAGCCGGTCTTTAAGCTGCTCGGCTTCAGCCATGTCGCCGACCATCGCTCGAAAGACGTCCAGCTTTGGCGCCAGGGTGACGTCAACTTCATTGCCAACTATCAGCCGGGCAGCCCCGCCGCCTACTTCGCCGAGGAGCACGGACCCTGCGCCTGCGGGCTCGCGTTTCGGGTTCAGGACGCGCATGCCGCTTATGAACACGTCCTGGCCCAAGGCGCTCAGCCGCTGGACATCCCTACGGGTCCGATGGAGCTTCGGCTGCCCGCCATCCGGGGCATCGGGGGCGCAGCGCTTTATCTGGTGGACCGGTACGCGCCGGGCCAGACGATTTACGACATCGATTTTCAGTACCGCGAAGGGGTCGATAAAAATCCCGGCGGGGTTGGACTCAAGGTGATCGATCACCTGACTCACAACGTCTATCGCGGGCGCATGGACTACTGGGCCAACTACTATGAGCGCCTGTTTAACTTTCGCGAAATCCGTTTTTTCGATATCAAAGGGGAATACACGGGGCTGGCGTCTCGCGCGATGTCGGCCCCCGACGGGCTGATCCGGATACCGCTCAATGAAGAGGCGGCGGGCGGCAACGGCCAGATCGATGAGTACCTGATCCGCTATAACGGTGAGGGTATCCAGCACATCGCCTTCCACTGTGACAACCTGCTGGCCACCTGGGATCGGCTCAAGGAACGTGGCCTGCCGTTCATGACCGCGCCGCCGGCCGCCTACTACGAGATGCTGGAGGAACGGTTGCCCGGCCACGGGGAGCCGACGGGCGAACTGCAGCAGCGAGGCATTCTGCTCGACGGCTCAACCGAAGAGGGCGATCCCCGCCTGCTGCTGCAGATCTTCTCGGAAAATCAGATCGGCCCGATCTTTTTTGAGTTCATCCAGCGCAAGCGAGACGAGGGGTTTGGCGAGGGCAATTTCAAAGCCCTGTTCGAATCGATCGAGCGCGACCAGGTCGCCCGCGGGGTGCTCGAGACCTGACCGGGCACGCTACCGGCAGGGGCCAGTCAGGCCTGGGCCGGCATCGCTTCAGTCTGGTCGACAGTTCCGGGGTGTTCAACCTGCAGGTAGCGCCGCAGCCAGTGAACGCCGAGATAAAAAGGCCCGGTATCGAGGAGAGCCACCACCATCTTGAATAGGTAGTTGCTGCCGATCAGGACGGCCATCTGCTTCAGCGTGATGGTCCCGGCCAGGTAGGCCGCGCCGAAGGTCACGGTGACCACCATGGTGGCGTCGACCATCTGGCTCACCAGCGTACTCAGGTTGTTACGCAGCCACAGGTGCTTGCCTCGCGTCAGCCGTTTCCAGAAATGAAACAGCTGCACGTCCACATACTGCGCCGCCAGATAAGCCATCATTGAGGCAAATACCGCGCCTGCGGTGAGGGAGTAGATCAGCTGAAAGAGCTCGATGCTGCCGCTGACGGGGTCACCGTTGGGCAGGCTGATGTCTTCCGCCAGCTTCAACACCTGCCAGGGTGGCTGGGTGGCGGGGTCGACCGAGGGCAGCAGCTGGCCGAGGTAGAGACAGCCCAGGATAAATACGTTCAGGCCGAGGCCGACCGTGACAAGAAAGTTAGCCCGTCGTCGGCCGTAAAGCTCGCAGATCAGGTCGGTGCACAGAAAGGTGATGGGATAGGGCAGCACGCCAACCGCCAGGGCCATGGGGCCAAGCTGAATAAAGCGCGAGATGCCCACGACGTTGAGCAGCGTCATCGCGCAGAGGAAGATGCCGGCGAGCACCAGAAATACCCGCTCCCGGCGCTCCCTCAGCACCGCTTCGGTCAGGACGGCCTGACTCAACGCTCAAGCTGTCCGAGATTGGCGTGCAGTACCGCCCCGTTGATGACCGGCGAGTGCGCGGCAAACCAGATCGTCTGAGCCATTTCCTCGGGTTCGATCAGTCGCCCCATCGTCACGTTGCCGGCCAGCGAGGCGAGGATGTCGTTGTCGTTGCCAACATGTGACCGCAGCATCGCCGTATCGGTGAAGCCGGGGCAAACACAGGTTGTGTGGATGCCGCTGCCGGCCAGATCCTGGCAGGTGCTGCGCATCAGGCCGATCTGCGCGTGCTTGGCGGTGACGTAGGAAGCCGCGCCGGCGACCGCCTTTTCGCCGAGGGTTGAGCCGACGTAGATCACCGAGGAACCCTCTTGCATGTGAGGGAACACCAGCTGGTTGAGCTGGCTCGCGGCGATCACGTTGACCTGCAGGGAGCTGGCCAGGGCGTCAGCCGTGACCTCACGCACGTTGTCTTTCAGCAGCAGCCCGGCGCAGTGGACCAGGCAGATAGGCCCGCCAGCCTGGCTGAGCAGCGGTTCAAGCGCCGGTGCTGCGGCGTCGGGCCAGGCGGGGTCGGACAAGTCGGTGCTTATATGGGTAGCGCCCGGGACGTCACAGCCGGAGCGAGACAGATTCACGACCAGCCAGCCGTTGCCGGCAAAGTGGGCTGCGGTCGCATGGCCGATGCCGGCGCTGGCCCCGGTGATCACCAGCACGCCGCTCATGCTGCCGCCTCCCAGCGGCTGGCGGCCCATTGCTGCGTGCCCGAGGAAACGCGGACCTCCAGCGAGGTGAGCGGCGCACCCTCAAGCTTCGGATGCGCGCGCACCCGGGCGAGCAGCATGACCGCCATCTCCTCGATGGTGATGTTGCGCAGCGGGAGCACCTGCGTGTCTTTCTTCAGGAACAGCATCACGTCCTCATCATGCTGGACCCGATAATAATCTCCGTCGTCCTCGATCGTCAGGTGCGGCGACTGTTCGGGCAGCAGCATGTACTCGTCGAGCTTATTGCACTCGTCCAGGAGCAGGTCTTTCACGATTTTGTAGTTGAAGCTCAGGCCGTCCTCGCCGATCGGTGCCGTCAGTTCGGCGGCGACCCGATAACCATGGCCATGCAGGCGCTCGCGGCTCGTCGCCGAAAAAATGGTGAAATGTGCAGCGGCGAAGTTGAGGTAATCCTTCGCAACGGTAATGGTGGTCAGGTTTGTCATCGCGGCATTGTAGCGGCTAAAGATGTCGTCAACTTGTGTAGCATTCGGCCATTGGCCATGATCGCCCGCTCGGATCGGGTGAAAGGAATTTAACTTTGGAATTAACCGAAGCGGTACGCAGCCGCTACTCGGCTCGCGCATTTCTCCCCAAAGAGGTCTCCGAGACGACGGTGCGGCGCGTGTTGGACCGCGCTGCGCAGGCACCTTCGGGTGGCAATCTGCAGCCCTGGCACGTCTACGCGCTCGGTGGTGCCGCGCTGCAAGAACTGCTCCGGGAGGTCGCGACCCGGCTGCCGGGCAATCCGCGTGGTGAGCCGGCGGAGTATGACGTCTATCCAACCTCCCTCAAGGAGCCCTATCGAACCCGGCGGTATCGCTGTGGCGAGGACCTCTATGCATCGATCGAGATACCGCGTGACGATAAGCTGGGGCGCCTGCGCCAGTTTGCGAAGAATCTGACGTGCTTCGGCGCCCCGGTCTGTCTTTTTTTTGCGATCGATCGGACGATGGGGCGCAACCAGTGGGCGCATCTCGGCATGTTTATGCAGACCGTGATGCTGCTGGCCCGCGAGGAAGGGCTCCACACCTGTGCCCAGGAAGCGTGGTCCGCCTGGCACGAAACGGTCAGCCGCCACGTGAGTTTGCCCGAAGAGCTGATGCTCTACTGCGGCATGGCGCTGGGTTATGCCGATGAGCAGGCCCCGATCAACCGCTGGCGCACGGAGCGCGCGCCGCGCGACGAGTGGTGCACGCTGCGGGGCTTTGGGACGGGCTGACATACCGATATTCACCCCAGGTATTTGCAATCGCTGACGCCGACGTGTACTAAACACCCGGCGGCTGACTAAGGCGGCGCGGCAACACAACGCGGCCTCCGACACGAACACAACAGGACAACCGATGAAGATAGGCGTACCGAAAGAGACTTATGCCGGCGAGCTGCGGGCGGCGGTAACCCCGGAAGTGGTTACGCAGCTCCTCAAGCTGGGCTTTGAGGTCATGATCGAGGCGGGTGCCGGCGAGGCGGCCAGCTTCAGTGATGACGCCTACACCGATGCCGGCGCCGGCGTCGCCGCTAACGCGGAGTCGTTGTTTGGCGAAGCCGACATCGTTCTGAAGGTTCGCGGGCCGGACGGCGGTGAGATCGAGCTTCTGCGAGAGGGTCAAACGCTGATCTGCTTCCTGTATCCGGCCCAGAACGAAGCGCTGCTGAAGACCCTGGCAGAAAAGGGGATCAACACGCTTGCCATGGACAGCGTGCCGAGAATCTCCCGGGCGCAGAAAATGGATGCGCTCAGCTCGATGGCCAACATCGCCGGCTACCGGGCGGTGGTGGAGGCGGCCCAGCACTTCGGGCGGTTTTTTACGGGTCAGATCACCGCGGCGGGCAAGGTCCCGCCGGCCAAGGTGCTGGTGATCGGCGCCGGCGTCGCCGGTCTCGCGGCCATCGGCGCGGCCAAGAGTATGGGCGCCATCGTCCGCGCCTTCGACACCCGCCCGGAGGTTAAGGAGCAGGTTGAAAGTATGGACGCCGAATTCCTCATGCTCGAGTTTGAGGATGACGAAGACGGTGCCGGCGAGGGCGGTTACGCCAAGGTGATGAGCGACGCCTTCATCGCTGCGGAGATGGCGCTGTTTGCCGAGCAGGCTGAAGAGGTCGACATCATCATCACCACCGCGCTGATCCCGGGTAAGCCAGCGCCCAAGCTGATCACGGCCGAGATGGTGCAGTCGATGCGGGACGGCAGCGTCGTAGTGGATCTGGCGGCTGAACAGGGCGGTAACTGTGAGCTCACCGAACCGGGGAAGGTGGTCGAAAAGGAGGGAGTCCACCTGATCGGCTACACCGACTTGCCGAGCCGTCTGGCCGCCCAGTCCAGCCAGCTCTACGGGACTAATCTCAGGCACCTCCTGACCGACATGTGTCCGGAGAAAGATGGCCAGCTCGTGATCGACATGGAGGACGAGGTCGTGCGCGGCGCCACGGTCACGAATGACGGGGAGATCACCTGGCCGCCGCCACCGCCGAGGCTGTCGGCGGCTCCGGCTGCCAAGGCGCCTCCGCCGCCACCCCCGGCTGAACCTGAGCCGGAGGCACCGCCCAGCGTCTGGGGGCCAATTCTGACGCTGGGTATCGGCGGGCTCGCGCTGTTCGGTCTTGGCGCTGTTGCGCCGCCGTCATTCATGGCGCACTTCACGGTGTTTGTGCTGGCCTGCTTTGTTGGATACATGGTGATCTGGAATGTATCGCCGGCGCTGCACACGCCCCTGATGAGCGTCACCAACGCCATCAGCTCGATCATCATAATCGGTGCCCTGCTGCAGATCTCGTCTGCCGACTCTGTCATCAAGTGGGTTGCCGTGATCACCGTCCTCATCACCAGCATCAACATCGTCGGCGGCTTTGCCGTCACGAGACGCATGCTCGAAATGTTCCGCAAGTAAGGCGCCAGGATCATGACACAAGGTTTGATAACGGTTTCCTACATCGCGTCCACGATCCTGTTTATCCTGGCGCTGGGCGGATTGAGCAATCAGGAGACGGCCCGCCGCGGGAACGTCTACGGCATGCTGGGGATGGGAATTGCCCTGATCGCAACCGTCACCGGCATCGTCAGCGGCAACTACGTTGAGCTGGTGGCCGCGCTGGTGCTGGGTGGTGTCGTCGGTATTGTCCTGGCCCAGCGGGTCCAGATGACCCAAATGCCGGAACTGGTGGCGATGCTCCACTCGCTGGTGGGCGCCGCCGCGGTGATGGTGGGCTACGCCAGCTTCCTCGACCCGGACGTCCAGTTCACCGGCGTCGAGGAGACGATCCACAACGTGGAGGTGTACATCGGAATCCTGATCGGCGCCGTGACCTTCTCGGGCTCGGTCATTGCCTTTGGCAAGCTGAGCGGCAAAATCGGCGGCAGCCCGCTGCTGCTGCCGGCCCGGCACTGGCTAAACCTCATCCTGCTGCTGCTCGCGATCTGGTTTGGACGCGACTTTGTGCAGTCGGCTCATGAGGGTGGCGGCGTCCAGCCGCTGGTTATCATGACGGTAATTGCACTGGTATTTGGCATCCACATGGTGATGGCGATCGGCGGTGCCGACATGCCGGTGGTCGTCTCGATGCTGAACAGCTACTCGGGCTGGGCGGCTTCAGCCACCGGGTTCATGCTCGGCAACGATCTGTTGATTGTCACCGGCGCGCTGGTCGGTAGCAGTGGCGCCATCCTCAGCTACATTATGTGCCGGGCCATGAACCGCAAGTTCCTGTCGGTGATCGCCGGCGGCTTTGGCACCGGCACCTCCACCGGCGGCGGCGGTGGCGCCGCGGAAGACCAGGGTGAGGTTGTGCCGATGGAGGCGCTTGAGGTGGCCGACATGCTGGCCGGCGCCAAAGAGGTCATGATCATCCCAGGCTACGGAATGGCGGTTGCCCAGGCTCAGCACACGGTCAACGAAATCACCCGGAAGCTCAAAGACAAGGGCGTCAACGTCCGTTTCGGTATTCACCCGGTGGCGGGCCGGATGCCGGGCCACATGAACGTGCTGCTCGCTGAGGCGCGGGTGCCTTACGACATCGTCTTCGAAATGGATGAAATCAACGACGACTTCCCCGATGTGGACGTGTCGGTCATTATCGGGGCCAACGACATCGTCAACCCGTCAGCCCAGGACGAGCCAGACAGCCCCATCGCCGGCATGCCGGTGCTTGAGGTGTGGAAAGGGGAGACTACCGTCGTGCTGAAACGCAGTATGGCGACGGGTTATGCCGGGGTGCAGAATCCGCTGTTCTTCAAGGACAACACGCGGATGTTGTTCGGCGACGCTAAGGATTCGCTGGACGCGGTGCTCAAGGCGCTGGGGTAAGCCAGGCGACGGTGTGATGCGCCTCAAAAACGGGACCAATTGCGATGAAGCTGCGAATCAAAGGTAACAGCATCCGTCTTCGCCTGACCCGGTCGGAGGTTGATGCCTTTGCTGAGGGAGGCAGCGTCTCGGAGGTCCTTCACTTTGCCAACGGTGATCGCCTGACCTATCGGGTGCTGAGCGACCCCCAAACCGATACATTGACGGCAGCGTTTGCTGACCAGGTTGTTACGGTGAGCGTTCCTGCCGGAGAGGTCGCCGCCTGGCTGGCGCCGGAATCGGTGAGCCTGCAGGGAAGTCAGCTTTTGGCGAATGGCGATCACCTCAATCTGCTCGTAGAAAAGGACTTTGCCTGCCTGGTAGAGCGCGCTGGGGAAGACGACAGCGACGCGTTTGCCCATCCCGCCGCATCGAACGCACACGGCACGGACTGACCCTTGAGGGAAGTCAACCTCCTGGCCATTCGGCGCGGCGAGTGGCTGGCCGTCGGGCTTTCCACCGCCTACTTCTTCTGCCTGCTGTGCGCCTACTTCACCCTGCGACCGATCCGCGAGTCGATGGCGGTTGCCAGTGGCTCGGTGACCGTGCCGGTGCTGTTTACCGGTACGTTTGTTGTCATGGCGCTGATGGTGCCGGTCTTTGGCTACCTGTTTTCCCGCTTTCCGAAGCGGGTGTTTCTCCCCGCCAGCTACGGGTTTTTCATCCTGAATCTACTGGCCTTCTATTGGGCCTTTCGCAGCTTTAGCGACACGCTCTGGCTAGGGCGCGCGTTCTTCATCTGGATCAGCGTGTTCAACATGTTTGTGGTGTCGGTGTTCTGGAGCTTCATGACCGACCTGTTTAAGCCCGGCCAGGCCAGACGGTTGTTTGGCCTGATAGCGGCCGGTGGCAGCGCGGGCGCCGTGGCGGGTCCGGCCCTGACCGCTGCCCTTGCGCCGGCGCTCGGCGTTGCCAATCTGTTTCTCGTGGCCATCGGTTTTCTGAGCCTGGCGCTGCTTTGCCAAATCTTGTTGCTGCGGCGGCAGGAAGCTGAGAGTGGTAGTCGCGCGCCGGCGATGGGTGGTTCGGTTTGGGCAGGTGCTCAGCTGGTGTGGAAAACGCCGATGCTGCGGCTGATGGTGGGGGTGCTGGTGATGCTGCCGGTGCTCAACACGGTGCTCTACAACCAGCAGATTGCGCTGGTCGAGCAGGTCTACGCGGGTAAGGACCCCACGCGATTTTTTGCGCTGATCGACCTGGGGGCCAACGTCACGGCCTTTACCCTCGAGCTGCTGCTCACGTCCCGGCTTCTAAGGTGGCTCGGCGTGGCGAAAACGATCATCATCATGCCGCTGCTGACGTCGGTGGGGCTGGTGCTGCTGGCAATCTGGCCTCAGGTGGCGGTGCTGGGGGTGTTTCAGGCCCTGCGCCGTGGCGGTGAATATGGGCTGATGAAGCCAGCGCGGGAGCTGCTCTATACGCAGGTTGAGCCCGAGGTGCGGTACAAGGCCAAAAACTTTATTGATACCTTTATCTACCGCGGCGGTGACCTGACAAGCGGCTGGCTCTACCTCGGCCTGAGTCAGGGGCTCGGACTGGGCATCGCCGCCATCGCCTGGCTTGCGGCGCCGCTGGGCGGATTATGGGCCTGGCTGGCTTACCGATTAGGACTGAACTTCAAGGAGCCGGAACATGATCCGGAACACAACGGCTAGCGGCTCCGGCCGCTCCTTTGAGCGTTGGGTCGCTTGTGCGGTGGCGCTGACGGTGAGCCTCACCCTGGTGCCATCGCTGACAAAGGCCCAGTACGCGCGCGCGCCGGTGCCTCCGGCTTATCTGCAGGTCGACCTTGGCGGCGTGCTGGAAAGCGGTGACCAGGAGGCTGAGACCGGGTTTCTGGTCGGCTTGCGCGGCGGCTTTAATTTCACCACCACCACCTCGATTGAAGCTGAGCTGTTCCGGGATGAAATGACCTTCGACGCCGGGTTTGATCTGGAGCACACCGGTTTTGCGGTGAATCTGGTTCGCTATAACCGGGTGCCGCTCTGGAATCCCTACGTGCTGCTGGGCATCGGCGGTCTGCGCTTTGAGCTCCCGGGAGACTCCGACACGGAGTACATGGCTCATGTCGGTGTCGGCGGTCAGTGGGATCTGACGGAAAGTGGCGTGCTGCTCCGGGCCGAGCTGCGCTACCGCTACAGTCCGCTCCGGTCGTCGCTGGAAGGGGTTCTCGAAGACGCTTCGCCGGTCTTCACGGTGGGGCTGGTCATGCCGCTCGGGCTCTGACCCCAAAAGCCGCTTCAGGCCCTGCGGACGCGGGACCTGAAGCGCTTATGGTCGTTCAGTCGTTCAGGCAGCCTGTTCGACCGGCGTCTCGGGCTGGCGGCCCGCCATCAGTGCGGCGGGATCAAAATCGTCCACCGCAATAATCTCAGCCACCAGCTCGCGAGTCTGCACCAGCAGGTCGTAATCCGTCTGGTTGATCAGGCCCTCGTCGAGCGCGTCAGCGAGCTGCTGTTGCGGGGATTCACCCTCGATGTCGCCGCTGGCCACCGCCTTGCGGATCTTGCGCTCCAGCGGCTCAGCCTGAATGATCAGCGGCAGCGCCGCTTCCATCTGACCGACCGGATTGTTCGGCTCCGCCACCGCGTAGACCAGCGAGGTCAGCCGCGCGCGGGCCTCGTTCGGACTCTGCAGCAGGGCCGCAACTTTGTGGTCAAGCCGGTCGGAGGGCAGACGTGCCCAGGCACCCAGCGGGAAGATCAGCGCCTTCATCAGCCAGGCTACGGGCCGGGACGGGAAGTTCCGAATAACCTCGGCAAACGCCTGCTGCGTCTGGTAAATCGAGTACTGACAGGCCCAATTGAGCATCGGTGCGTCGACGGCCGGCCGGCCGTGATCTTCGTAGCGCTTGAGCACCGCCGACAGCATGTAGAGGTGGCTGAGCACGTCACCCAGCCGTGCAGAAAGCCGCTCCTTGAACTTCAGCTTGCCGCCGAGCACCAGCATCGCGAGATCCGCGGCGAGGCCCAAGCCGGCGCTGTAGCGTGCAACCGCCTGGTAGTAGCGACGGGTGTAGCGACTGCCTGGCGTGCGGGCCAGGCGCCCACCGGTCAGACCGAGGAGCAGCGCGCGGCTGGCGTTGGAAAAGGCCAGGCCGATGTGTCCGAACAGCGCCTTGTCGAAGGCGCGAAGCTGTTCCCGCCGATCCTCGATGCCCAGGGCGGCGAGTTCTTTGAGAACAAACGGATGACACCGAATGGCGCCCTGCCCAAAGATCATCAGGCTCCGGGTCATGATGTTGGCGCCTTCCACCGTAATGGCGATCGGCGCGCCCTGCCAGCCGCGGCCGGCGTAGTTCTTAGGCCCGAGGATGACGGCCTTGCCGCCGTGGACGTCCATAGTGTCGCCTGCCACCTGGCGGGCAAGTTCGGTGGCATGGTACTTCGCGATCGCCGACGACACCGCCGGCTTCTCGCCCCGATCGACAGCCAGGGCGGTGGCTTCGGATACCGCAGTGGCGAGGTAGGCTTTGCCGCCGATGCGCGCGAGCGCTTCCTCGACACCCTCGAAGCGGCCGATCGGCAGGCCAAACTGGCGCCGAATGCGCGCGTAGGCGCCGGTTGCCAGGGCCGCCGCGCGGCTGCCGCCGGCAGCGCTGGAGGGCAGCGAAATCGCGCGGCCGACGCTCAGGCATTCCACCAGCATGCGCCAGCCCTGACCCGCCATGGCCGGGCCGCCGATCAGGTATTCCAGCGGCACAAAAACATCTTCTCCACGGATGGGTCCATTTTGGAAGGGGACGTTGAGCGGCATATGGCGACGCCCGATTTCCATACCCTTCGTGTCGCGAGGCAGCAGGGCCAGGCTGATGCCCAGGTCCTTTTCATCGCCCAGCAGGCCGTCGGGATCTCTCAGCCGGAAAGCCAGACCGATCAACGAGGCGACCGGTGCCAGGGTGATGTAGCGCTTATCGAAATTGAGGCGCATACCCAGCACCTCTTCGCCCTTGAACTCCCCGCGACAGATCACGCCCTCGTCGG
Proteins encoded:
- the hppD gene encoding 4-hydroxyphenylpyruvate dioxygenase, producing the protein MADLFDNPTGLDGFEFVEFSAPEKGVLEPVFKLLGFSHVADHRSKDVQLWRQGDVNFIANYQPGSPAAYFAEEHGPCACGLAFRVQDAHAAYEHVLAQGAQPLDIPTGPMELRLPAIRGIGGAALYLVDRYAPGQTIYDIDFQYREGVDKNPGGVGLKVIDHLTHNVYRGRMDYWANYYERLFNFREIRFFDIKGEYTGLASRAMSAPDGLIRIPLNEEAAGGNGQIDEYLIRYNGEGIQHIAFHCDNLLATWDRLKERGLPFMTAPPAAYYEMLEERLPGHGEPTGELQQRGILLDGSTEEGDPRLLLQIFSENQIGPIFFEFIQRKRDEGFGEGNFKALFESIERDQVARGVLET
- a CDS encoding nitroreductase, encoding MELTEAVRSRYSARAFLPKEVSETTVRRVLDRAAQAPSGGNLQPWHVYALGGAALQELLREVATRLPGNPRGEPAEYDVYPTSLKEPYRTRRYRCGEDLYASIEIPRDDKLGRLRQFAKNLTCFGAPVCLFFAIDRTMGRNQWAHLGMFMQTVMLLAREEGLHTCAQEAWSAWHETVSRHVSLPEELMLYCGMALGYADEQAPINRWRTERAPRDEWCTLRGFGTG
- a CDS encoding SDR family oxidoreductase, which codes for MSGVLVITGASAGIGHATAAHFAGNGWLVVNLSRSGCDVPGATHISTDLSDPAWPDAAAPALEPLLSQAGGPICLVHCAGLLLKDNVREVTADALASSLQVNVIAASQLNQLVFPHMQEGSSVIYVGSTLGEKAVAGAASYVTAKHAQIGLMRSTCQDLAGSGIHTTCVCPGFTDTAMLRSHVGNDNDILASLAGNVTMGRLIEPEEMAQTIWFAAHSPVINGAVLHANLGQLER
- a CDS encoding queuosine precursor transporter, coding for MSQAVLTEAVLRERRERVFLVLAGIFLCAMTLLNVVGISRFIQLGPMALAVGVLPYPITFLCTDLICELYGRRRANFLVTVGLGLNVFILGCLYLGQLLPSVDPATQPPWQVLKLAEDISLPNGDPVSGSIELFQLIYSLTAGAVFASMMAYLAAQYVDVQLFHFWKRLTRGKHLWLRNNLSTLVSQMVDATMVVTVTFGAAYLAGTITLKQMAVLIGSNYLFKMVVALLDTGPFYLGVHWLRRYLQVEHPGTVDQTEAMPAQA
- a CDS encoding 6-carboxytetrahydropterin synthase, whose translation is MTNLTTITVAKDYLNFAAAHFTIFSATSRERLHGHGYRVAAELTAPIGEDGLSFNYKIVKDLLLDECNKLDEYMLLPEQSPHLTIEDDGDYYRVQHDEDVMLFLKKDTQVLPLRNITIEEMAVMLLARVRAHPKLEGAPLTSLEVRVSSGTQQWAASRWEAAA
- the aspS gene encoding aspartate--tRNA ligase, whose product is MRSHYCGEINEQHGDAEVTLCGWADTRRDHGGIIFVDLRDHTGKVQVVINPEDTTAFAAAHQIRNEFCLKISGRIRLRPEGMINEELATGKIEVVAGSVEVLNPSAPLPFQLDETAGEEIRLKHRYLDLRREPMQHAIRTRNALTGAIRRHLDAKQFLDIETPILTKATPEGARDYLVPSRVNHGAFYALPQSPQIFKQLLMMSGMDRYYQIARCFRDEDLRADRQPEFTQLDIEMAFVEREDVLRLAEGLVRDVFREVLDVELADPFPRMSYEEAMRRYGSDKPDLRNPLELKDIAEHVAHVDFKVFAGPANDPEGRVVVLRAPGGGSLTRKQIDGYGDYVANHGARGLAWIKVNDREAGADGLQSPIVKFLDQRALDGILKTSGAENGDLIFFGAGDAQTVSEFMGALRNRLGRDLSLLDDTWQPLWVLEFPMFEWDDASHRWFSMHHPFTAPVSDDPAEVAANPKVALSKGYDMVLNGAEVGGGSIRIHSGRMQSAIFEMLGIGEEEAKEKFGFLLEALRYGCPPHGGIAFGVDRLAALMVGSESIRDVIPFPKTTSASDMMTEAPSDVSLEQLRELSINVIKKPGN
- the pntB gene encoding Re/Si-specific NAD(P)(+) transhydrogenase subunit beta, with the translated sequence MTQGLITVSYIASTILFILALGGLSNQETARRGNVYGMLGMGIALIATVTGIVSGNYVELVAALVLGGVVGIVLAQRVQMTQMPELVAMLHSLVGAAAVMVGYASFLDPDVQFTGVEETIHNVEVYIGILIGAVTFSGSVIAFGKLSGKIGGSPLLLPARHWLNLILLLLAIWFGRDFVQSAHEGGGVQPLVIMTVIALVFGIHMVMAIGGADMPVVVSMLNSYSGWAASATGFMLGNDLLIVTGALVGSSGAILSYIMCRAMNRKFLSVIAGGFGTGTSTGGGGGAAEDQGEVVPMEALEVADMLAGAKEVMIIPGYGMAVAQAQHTVNEITRKLKDKGVNVRFGIHPVAGRMPGHMNVLLAEARVPYDIVFEMDEINDDFPDVDVSVIIGANDIVNPSAQDEPDSPIAGMPVLEVWKGETTVVLKRSMATGYAGVQNPLFFKDNTRMLFGDAKDSLDAVLKALG
- a CDS encoding Re/Si-specific NAD(P)(+) transhydrogenase subunit alpha, yielding MKIGVPKETYAGELRAAVTPEVVTQLLKLGFEVMIEAGAGEAASFSDDAYTDAGAGVAANAESLFGEADIVLKVRGPDGGEIELLREGQTLICFLYPAQNEALLKTLAEKGINTLAMDSVPRISRAQKMDALSSMANIAGYRAVVEAAQHFGRFFTGQITAAGKVPPAKVLVIGAGVAGLAAIGAAKSMGAIVRAFDTRPEVKEQVESMDAEFLMLEFEDDEDGAGEGGYAKVMSDAFIAAEMALFAEQAEEVDIIITTALIPGKPAPKLITAEMVQSMRDGSVVVDLAAEQGGNCELTEPGKVVEKEGVHLIGYTDLPSRLAAQSSQLYGTNLRHLLTDMCPEKDGQLVIDMEDEVVRGATVTNDGEITWPPPPPRLSAAPAAKAPPPPPPAEPEPEAPPSVWGPILTLGIGGLALFGLGAVAPPSFMAHFTVFVLACFVGYMVIWNVSPALHTPLMSVTNAISSIIIIGALLQISSADSVIKWVAVITVLITSINIVGGFAVTRRMLEMFRK